Within the Methanophagales archaeon genome, the region TAATCTAGTTAAATTTTCAAAGAAAAGGGCCATTATAGATGCCTCAAAGGGCCTTTTTGCAGAATATGCTAAAGTGTATGGACCAGTAGTAGTTTTTAAAAGTTTGTGGGAGAAGACTGGTTTAAAAACGATTATGGAGAGATTTGCTAAAGAGTCAAACTGTGAGTTTGATTTAGTTTCAACTATTTTTGCCTTAGTGTTAAATAGGCTTATTGACCCTATGAGTAAGCTTTCTACTTATGATTGGATAAAAAAAGAGATATATCTTCACGGAGTAGAGCAGGACATAGAATTGCATCACCTTTATCGCAGTCTGGACTTTTTAGAGAGAAAGGCAAAGAAAATAGAAGATACCCTTTATTATCAAGATTTAAACCTGTTTAATGCCCATGTGGACTTAGTGTTTTTTGATACCACCTCTATTAAATTTTATGGAGAAGAAAATGAGCTCATGCAAAGGGGATTATCCAAGGACAAAAGAGGTGATTTAAATCAGGTTATAGTGGGCATTGTGATGAGAAGGGATGGTAAGCCCATATCTCATCATATCTTTTCTGGCAATACTGTAGATGTAAAGGCCTTTAAGGCAGTCATATTAGATTTAAAAGAAAGATTTGGTCTTAAGCGAGTCATCTTTGTGGGTGATAGAGGGATGGTGAGTAAAGAAAACATAGACTTACTTGAGCAAGAGGGTTTAGAATACATCCTGGGGGTAAAATTAAGGAGCCTAAAGGAGGTAAGAGAAGAGGTATTAGCTAGAGCAGGTAGGTACCAGAAAATAAAAGATAATTTATTCATTAAGGAGATAAAACTCAACCAAAAAAGATACATCATCTGTTTTAATCCCTATGAAGCAGAGAAAGATGGCCTGGATAGAG harbors:
- a CDS encoding IS1634 family transposase, whose amino-acid sequence is MFVRVKRCKNKNGSVREYLLLCTAKREGKRVKQITLANLGRLDSSSTQRSIDTIIDNLVKFSKKRAIIDASKGLFAEYAKVYGPVVVFKSLWEKTGLKTIMERFAKESNCEFDLVSTIFALVLNRLIDPMSKLSTYDWIKKEIYLHGVEQDIELHHLYRSLDFLERKAKKIEDTLYYQDLNLFNAHVDLVFFDTTSIKFYGEENELMQRGLSKDKRGDLNQVIVGIVMRRDGKPISHHIFSGNTVDVKAFKAVILDLKERFGLKRVIFVGDRGMVSKENIDLLEQEGLEYILGVKLRSLKEVREEVLARAGRYQKIKDNLFIKEIKLNQKRYIICFNPYEAEKDGLDR